A genomic window from Candidatus Nomurabacteria bacterium includes:
- the rplU gene encoding 50S ribosomal protein L21, producing MKKAVITTGGKQYIVAEGDTLQVELLSEDKTVTFEPLLVIDGDKTLVGTPVVTGAKVTAKVDEQDVKTDKVVSIRYKAKKRVHKTRGHRQRKTTITISKIV from the coding sequence ATGAAAAAAGCTGTAATCACCACCGGTGGTAAGCAATATATCGTGGCAGAAGGCGACACGTTGCAAGTAGAACTACTTTCTGAAGATAAGACCGTGACATTTGAGCCACTATTGGTGATTGACGGTGACAAAACACTCGTTGGTACTCCAGTAGTAACAGGCGCTAAAGTTACTGCAAAGGTAGACGAACAAGACGTCAAGACAGATAAAGTCGTATCTATTCGTTATAAAGCAAAAAAACGCGTTCATAAAACACGTGGTCATCGCCAACGCAAAACAACTATTACCATTAGTAAAATTGTTTAG